The Triticum aestivum cultivar Chinese Spring chromosome 7B, IWGSC CS RefSeq v2.1, whole genome shotgun sequence genome window below encodes:
- the LOC123156915 gene encoding pentatricopeptide repeat-containing protein 10, chloroplastic: MEATGRGVFPNKPTLPPGPKRRAPPSQQTLLPASPPPQAPSSLPLDSFLLHLTAAPAPAPVPRRTHQQTPHHQHHHPTPTPASSFLSPASQALVLELSATPLPALPAFLAARRDDLLRAADLPSLLKALELSGHWEWALALLRWARAEGAAEGAAPLEMVVRALGREGRHDAVCALLDEMPLLPGARLDVRAYTTVLHALSREGRYDRALRLFDELRREGVAPTRVTYNVVLDVYGRMGRSWPRVVALLDEMRAAGVEPDGFTASTVIAAAGRDGLVDEAVAFFEDLKARGHAPCVVTYNALLQVFGKAGNYTEALRVIKEMEDAGCKPDAVTYNELAGSYARAGFYQEAAKCLDTMIDKGLLPNTFTYNTIMTAYGNAGKVDEALALFDRMKKNGFVPYTNTYNLVLGMLGKKSRFAAMLETLGEMSRSGCTPNRVTWNTLLAVCGKRGMESYVTRVLEGMKSCRVELCRDTYNTLICAYGRCGSRANAFKMYDEMTAAGFAPCLTTYNALLNVLSRQGDWTAARSIVSKMKSEGFKPNDMSYSLLLQCHAKGGNAAGIEAIEKEVYQVYRGSTIFPSWVILRTLVIANFKCRRLEGIERAFQEVKARGHKPDLVILNSMLSIYAKNGMYSKAMEMFESIEQSGLSPDLITYNSLMDMYAKSNEPWEAEKILKRLRTSQSQQQQQQQLKPDVVSYNTVINGFCKEGLIKEAQRVLSEMIADGVAPCVITYHTLVGGYASREMFAEAREVVGYMIQRKLRPMELTYKRVVDSYCRAKRYEEARDFLAVVAETDPKSDQKLLGALAARVESAQFGR; encoded by the exons ATGGAGGCCACCGGCCGCGGGGTGTTCCCGAACAAGCCCACCCTCCCGCCGGGCCCCAAGAGGCGGGCGCCCCCGTCCCAGCAGACGCTCCTCccggcctccccgccgccgcagGCCCCCTCCTCGCTCCCGCTCGACTCCTTCctcctccacctcaccgccgcgcCAGCCCCGGCCCCCGTCCCGCGCCGGACCCACCAGCAGACAccgcaccaccagcaccaccaccccaCCCCGACCCCGGCGAGCTCCTTCCTCTCCCCGGCCTCGCAGGCGCTGGTGCTCGAGCTCTCCGCCACGCCGCTCCCGGCCCTCCCGGccttcctcgccgcccgccgcgACGACCTCCTGCGGGCCGCCGACCTGCCGTCCCTGCTCAAGGCGCTCGAGCTCTCCGGCCACTGGGAGTGGGCGCTGGCGCTGCTCCGCTGGGCGCGCGCCGAGGGGGCCGCCGAGGGCGCCGCGCCGCTGGAGATGGTCGTGCGCGCCCTCGGCCGCGAGGGCCGCCACGACGCCGTCTGCgcgctgctcgacgaaatgccgctGCTCCCCGGCGCCCGGCTCGACGTCCGCGCCTACACCACCGTGCTCCACGCGCTCTCCCGCGAGGGCCGCTACGACCGCGCGCTCCGGCTCTTCGACGAGCTCCGGCGCGAGGGCGTCGCGCCCACCCGCGTCACCTACAACGTCGTGCTCGACGTCTACGGCCGCATGGGCCGCTCCTGGCCGCGCGTCGTCGCGCTGCTCGACGAGATGAGGGCCGCGGGGGTGGAGCCCGACGGGTTCACCGCCAGCACCGTCATCGCCGCCGCGGGCCGGGACGGCCTCGTCGACGAGGCTGTCGCCTTCTTCGAGGACCTCAAGGCCCGCGGCCACGCCCCGTGCGTCGTCACCTACAATGCCCTCCTCCAGGTGTTTGGCAAGGCCGGGAACTACACGGAGGCTCTGCGAGTGATCAAGGAGATGGAGGACGCTGGCTGCAAGCCTGACGCCGTCACATACAATGAGCTCGCTGGGTCGTATGCCAGGGCTGGGTTCTACCAGGAGGCCGCCAAATGCCTCGACACCATGATCGACAAGGGGCTACTGCCCAACACGTTCACCTACAACACCATAATGACGGCGTATGGGAATGCTGGGAAGGTGGACGAGGCGCTGGCCCTGTTCGACCGGATGAAGAAGAATGGGTTTGTCCCATACACGAACACATACAATCTTGTCCTCGGCATGCTGGGGAAGAAATCAAGGTTCGCGGCGATGCTAGAGACGCTCGGGGAGATGTCGAGGAGCGGATGCACGCCGAACCGGGTGACATGGAACACGCTGCTGGCGGTCTGCGGGAAGCGAGGCATGGAGAGCTATGTCACTCGGGTGCTTGAGGGGATGAAGTCCTGCAGGGTTGAGCTGTGCCGAGACACCTACAACACACTGATATGTGCTTATGGCCGGTGTGGTTCGAGGGCCAACGCGTTCAAGATGTATGATGAAATGACCGCTGCCGGATTCGCCCCTTGCCTCACCACATACAATGCGTTGCTGAACGTGCTGTCTCGCCAAGGGGATTGGACCGCTGCGCGTTCCATCGTAAGCAAGATGAAGAGCGAGGGTTTCAAGCCCAACGACATGTCATACTCGTTGCTGCTCCAGTGCCACGCAAAGGGGGGCAATGCCGCGGGGATCGAGGCCATCGAGAAGGAAGTctaccaag tttacagagggagtaccatctTCCCGAGCTGGGTCATTCTGAGAACCCTCGTGATCGCCAACTTCAAGTGCCGGCGGCTGGAGGGGATCGAGAGGGCGTTCCAGGAGGTGAAGGCCCGGGGTCACAAACCGGACCTCGTCATCCTCAACTCCATGCTGTCAATATATGCGAAGAATGGGATGTACAGCAAGGCAATGGAGATGTTCGAGTCGATCGAGCAGTCCGGTCTGAGCCCGGACCTGATCACCTACAACAGCCTGATGGACATGTACGCCAAGAGCAACGAGCCCTGGGAGGCGGAGAAGATCCTGAAGCGGCTCAGGACCTCCCAgtcccagcagcagcagcagcagcagctgaaaCCCGACGTGGTGTCGTACAACACGGTCATCAACGGGTTCTGCAAGGAGGGGCTGATCAAGGAGGCCCAGAGGGTGCTGTCGGAGATGATCGCCGACGGCGTGGCCCCCTGCGTGATCACCTACCACACGCTGGTCGGAGGGTACGCGAGCCGGGAGATGTTCGCGGAGGCGAGGGAGGTGGTCGGGTACATGATCCAGCGCAAGCTGAGGCCCATGGAGCTGACCTACAAGCGGGTGGTGGACAGCTACTGCAGGGCCAAGCGGTATGAGGAGGCCCGCGACTTCCTCGCCGTGGTCGCGGAGACCGACCCGAAATCCGACCAGAAGCTGCTGGGCGCGCTCGCGGCCCGCGTGGAGAGCGCCCAGTTCGGGAGATGA